The following DNA comes from Anopheles coustani chromosome 2, idAnoCousDA_361_x.2, whole genome shotgun sequence.
GTTTGCTTTCGTCTCGATCGCCGTTTGCCTCGGCGTTAATGCAACCCGCACCGTGTCCACCGCCAGGACGATTACCTCTTGGGGGCGTGATGAtggtaggaaaataaaatctcacCAGCCGTAAGCAACTGCGACGCCTTCCACCGTCCGTGTCAAACCGAAGAGCGAGCAAAGCGAATCGATGCATCATTGAAATGTCATTGATTACGCGGCGAAAAATTGCAGATGATCGCGATCGTGGCATGCGGCCGGGGCGAGGGCTCAGCCATCGAGGTCTCGCCGTTGATCACCAACCAGTCCTAGAGCCGTCGCCGGGAAAGTCGTGCAGAGATGCCAAAGATGCCGAGCGAACAAACGACTGCAATCCTGCGAGTGCCGTGTTTGATGTGACGACTGACAACGGGGGAGACAGAAATGGCACAGGTCCCGTTTAGGGCATTGCTACGAAAATTGCCCATCGAGCAAGAAGATAATGGCTGGGGACAAATGGAGTCATCGGCGAATGCCAACGGGGCCAACAGTATTCTATctatttcaatttgatttacTCTACGACAACTCTTGCTTGGCTGTGTATAATGCAATCAGGGAATTAGTGTTTTGTTCTTGAGGGCAATGAAGAGCAAATTACATCCTACCTAATAAAAAATAgatttaaagttaaaaaaattcgTTGAATTTCATTGCACACGATAGGTATACTTATGAAAAAGGTACAAAACAACATCGATGGGAGAATTCGACACTCCTATAACTGTATGAGCATCATATGAATATCACAATCggcaaattatttttctagTTAAAAGAAGAATTAACAATATActataaattgaaataattagTAATAAAACCGGAACATAGTTGCAAATAATCATGACTTTAATATGTAATGCACTTACACTCACTATCAAAACGAATGATAAAAAACGACTGAGGATCGTTTGGCTCGGaacgggaagaaaaaataatggaaTCTAAGTTGAACTTGatcatatatttttatttaaaatcattttttgCATGCTAACAATGATTAGGACATTAATTGACAAATTGTGACAATATTAATTGGTGATATCGCGGATCATCATTCGTGAGTAAGACATACTACGAAAGCCGCCTTTGAAATGCTCCCACATCATCGCACTTTCTTTAGTTGTGTTGTTATAACGTCCGTTTAAATTGGAATAGCTGCCCCATTTGCACCACCACGGTCCGTGTCGAATTTCAGCACAATTAAGATATGATTCATCATTGTCCCGATCGAACGTGCTAAACTTTCGATCCCTGAAGCCGTGCATCGAATCTCCTGCTGTCCCTGAGTAGTTTCCTAACTTCGTCAACTTGAACTGCTCGGATTCGCTCCCGACCTCAAATTCTCCGTACTTAGCGTATCCGTAGTTTCCATCGAAATCTTTCATTTCCACCAGTAGTTCATGCGGTCGGTTTTTAGTTATTTGATGCACATATTCCAGCCCGAGCCAGAATTCGCCATCAACATTCCCGAACCCATTGCGGCACTCCGTCCAGTTCCGATAAAAATCGACTGAACCGTCAAATCTATGCTGGATCACAATCCAGCTGCCGTTGAACTTATTTTGCTCACAAAATACTTCAAATGGTTTCGAGTTTTTCCACAAACGGAACAGATGAGTTCCAGATTCTCCAGTAACTTGACGACATGAACGGATAGGGGCTATTAAGTGGTCTTCCAATGTCTTACTGCGTGTTTCTGCATTGGTAGTTAAATTATGTATCGAATTCGTTAGCATATCAAgaatttccttattttctcTCAGTTTTTTGAGCTCCATTTGCGACGCTTTCTGAATGCGGTCCATCTTGGGCATCATATGATTCTTCACTTCCTCCAATTTGGTTCCTGTATTCTCTTCGGATGCCTGCACACTCTGCAAAAGAGCCAATCATTGATTACACCAAATTCAACTGATATAATCTTTAAGATTCCAATACCAACGCCTATTGCACGCTTCCTTACCTTTTTCAAAGAGTCTTCCATTGCTTGCATTTTGGCCTCGATCTTTTCGTTAATAATATTTTCGAGTTTGTTTAGCTTCTCCTGTAGACGATGCTCTGTTTCCTACAAAAAGATTTTTTAGacgatatttttcttctttatcatCGTGTTTTCACTTAACTTGTGGTGGGGATTTACCTTCAGCGAGCTCTTCATAGTTTGCTCCAGCCCTTGCAGTTTGTCCTTTATGTAATCAATGTTATTCATAAGAGTCTGTAGTTCGAAACTATTGATCGCCATTGTAATCCGGGCTGATAAAACTACACTAAAACATAGCACCAATATATGACTACAATTATTCATTACTTTCGTATTGCTGTAATAAAAAGCTCTTCAACCCACAATCAGAACGACAGATGGAACACGACTGAGGATCGTCCGAATACGTTTGActcgaaaaagcaaaaaataacaGGGAACCAATTCTGATAATGTGTTCTGAGCGATAACGCGTGCACAATCATCACCAACACTAAGTCAACCGCGAACATATTTTGGCAAAAACATACTCTTATTGGGTGACCTTCATGTTACACATCAGCTCGTACCACAAACTGAGTCGAGAACGTGAACTGATTATGTTATCTCGGGCGGTGGTTCCCGGCTTTGGTTTCTGTCTCGTCAAACGCTCTTGTCGGAGTAGTTTTCATGAAAAGATTATGTGTTGTGACAAATTGTCCTAAAACTAATATTTAGTATCAAGTACTTTTTCCATTACTATTTATTCAACGGACGGACTAAAGTCGTTTTGTTCATAAGATACCTAAGATACGAAGATAGATGTCATTTCTGAAAAGCAAACTTTCTTTCCAAATTACTTCAACCATTTTATTTGGCTGAATATATTTCACCattatttctttcgtttttgttgttgtttttttctctttgaatcaaaatgaacattttacaataaaatgatctttttttattcaaaagcaaTTGCTTTATATAGTAACACTTATATCAAATCTTCTGTTATTACTTTAATTTGGTAGAGATGAAGGGACAGAGGGAGCAAATAAACTGCAGCtaataaacattttcactgATTAATTGATTGCTTTATACTTCCGTTAATTAATGATATTGCGGATCATCATTCGCGAGTAAGACAATCCAGGATTGTCGTTTTTGAAATGATGCCACACCATCGCACTCGCATCACCTGTTGTGTTCTGATAACGTCCATTCAAATTGGAATGGTGGCAGTGATCGTACCACCAGGCTCCGTGCCCAACCATGGCACAATTATTGCTATTCCATTCGTCATTATCGCGATCAAATGTGGTAAACTTTTTATTCTTGTGGTACTCCATCGAATCTCCTGCTGTCCCTGAGTATGTCCCTAACTTCTTCAACACATACAACTCCGATTCGTCCCCTATCTCAAACCCGTCGTACTTAGCGTATCCGTAGTTTCCATGAAAATCTTTCACCTCCACCAACAATTCATGCGGTCGGTTTTTAGTAATTTGATGCACGTATTCCAGCCCGAGCCAGAATTCGCCATCAACATTCCCGAATCCATTGCGGTACTGCGCCCAATTTCGATAAAAGTCGACTGAACCGTCATACCTATGCTGGATTACAATCCAGCCGCCTTTGAACTTATTTTGTTCGCAAAAGACCTCGaattgtttcgattttttccaCAAACGGAAAAGATACGTTCCAGATTCTCCGGTAACTTGACGACATGATCGGACAGGATCTATTAAGTGGTCTTCCAATGTCTTACTGCGTGTTTCTGCATTGGTAGTTAAATTATGTATCGAACTCGTTAGCAAATTAAtaatttccttattttctcCTAGTTTCTTAAACTCAGTTAGCGATGTTTCCTGAATGCGTTCCACCTTGGGTACCAAACGATTCTTCAATTCCTCTATTTTTTTCCGTGTATTGTGTGCGGCTGTCTTCACACTctagaaaataagaaaacatgaATTATACCAAATTCGACCTGTATGAACACCAACACTTATTGTAGGCTTCCTTACCTTTTTCAAAGATTCTCCAATTACGTGCATTTTTGCTTCAAATTTTGTATCCACCATGTCGATCTTTTCGTTAATATTACTTTCATGTTTGGTAAGCTTCTTCTGCAGACGTTGTTCCATTTCCTACAAAGAGTTATAATATGTGTACATTATTTTTAGTAATTCACTTATCTTGTGTAGAGGATTCAAATATATCACCGCAATGGtaggtttcatatttttctacactttATGCGGAGTGTCAAAAACTGCAAAACTTACATTCATTGCCATTTGCAAGGTGTTTTCCATCTCCTCTATTCTTTTCTCGAACTTCCGTTTCTCGATGGTTGTCTTCATAGTTTGCTCAATCTCCTGCAGTTTGTCCATCAAGAGATCGATGTTACTTGTGAGTTTCTGTAATTCATAACTATTCACCGCCATGGCGAGCCGGGTTgacaaaacaacaccaaaacataGCACCAGAACATAGTTGCAAATAGTCATGGcttcaaaaatagtgtaaTGCACCTACAAGTACAATCCGTACAAATGATGAAAACCAACTGAGGCTCGTTTGGCATGGAGCTGAATGAAAAAACTAGAACCGAATGCTGGATTTGCGATCCAAACGATAAGGCAATATTATCATGAACTGTGGGCCAAAAATATCCGTGACCACGTTATGCTTACACCATACAGGGTGACCAAGGAGAGTTATTATTGTTTCACAAATGAGATAATTTTAGTGTCATCGATTGACGATGGCGATTtatctttgatttatttaaacattaaTGAAGTCTCGATATTCTCCTCATTCAAATTCCACTAATTTCAAAAGGATCATGAATTTGATTTCATTCAAGGCGACTGTTTCTTaacatgtatgtgtgtttttttttttatttcaaacttaAACATAACCTTAAACAAAATCCTTCTCATCCTATGATTTCCATCAGTTGAATAAAGTATTGCCTAAAccttaaaaaattaacaagaaTCACCCTGTTTAACATTCATTAATCGTACCATGTGCTGAGTCCAGCGTAAAAACTGATTATGTTGAACGTTATCACGAACGGTTCTACCCAGGCCAACTGACTCAACGAACAACCATGTGTGTACCGGacgatgttttttctttctttcctcttTGATTCAGGAAAGGCATTTGAACGACCGCCACATTCCGCCCCAGATGATAATGGACAAAGGAACACTCGCGAACCTGCGTGTGCTGTCGGAGAAAACTTCATGTGACTTCATAAAACGaataaattctaggaaaaaaaaggatttgatTATTGACCAATGTGtagaaaaatatgtaataaaGTTATTTTCCTGAAACTTATTAACCTATCAAACTTGGTGGATGATTGTAGTGTTTGGTGTCCAAGTTACTAATTTGATTGCTATTTGTGTCCTCCCGAGGAACGTGACGTCACACCGATGACATCACCACAATCACAGCGAAGTCCCGTCCCCCCCACGTACCAGATCCGGCTTCACGTATGTCAAACCGAAGTCCGAGCATAATTAATCCTTTCATCGCCTCACGGACACGGAGACCGAACGCGAACTCCGCTCGGGCAACCCACCACGCACGTTGTCATCGTATGTTGTCCACCAGACAGCCGGACATGACGCTTTGCAACAACATTAAGCTCCGTGTGCACAATGGGTTGCCTATCGGTTTGGCTCGAAACCACCACTTCAATGCCACAAGCGCACACGAGGAGCTCGCCCGTTCGGTGGCCGAGAACCGCGGCTACAATCGAACGCAATCAATCAACCCGGTCTCGGACAACCGGTACGCGCCAGTCTAGAAACACGGTTACGGATCCGTGTTACGATTTCCTTCCAGCGCGAGAAACGTGCCGCCAAGCGAACGCGCCGGAAGAAGTACgaaacgatagaaaaataagtaaaatgcTGCGAAACGCAGCAGAAGGAACGAAAAGACTCTCGAAGCTCCTtgagtgggtgggtgggtgtatGTGGGACGTTGTGTGTGGTTGAAGGAAGCGAGGGCCTGCAACACATTGTTGCTTCCCTTGAACGCAACCTGAACGATGTCCGTCCGTTGTATGGCTCGTCTATTTTTACCGCCCATCGATTTTCCCCCCTTTCGCCACCCTTTGGGGAGCGTAGTGGCCACTGGTGGCGGTGAAGTGGCTTCCTTAGCTTCCGGTAAATATTTGCTCTAGGCAAATACCGGCCCGGTCCTGGTGCGCGAATGCATCGCGGAATTGTACGACGCGGGGTGCACACATTCCGAACAAGATGAAGTACAAACGATTACCGAACGCCGGCGTTGCATGCGGGCGGAAGGCAACACTGGCGGACCGGGGCCCATGTTTCGAATGCCTCCACGTCACGGGAGTGCAGTGGAGTTCCGCTCCCTGCCCAGCCTGTCCGCCGTTTATTATGCGTGGATCGCGTGAAGAACGGCCGATCGCGATCGCTTCGATGGCGACTGGGGAACGACCGCGTGGCACCAATTTCCAATTTCAATCTGAAATGTAATGCCACAGAACGTGTACACATTCGCATGCGTTCGATTACATCTTGCTTGgagggtttcttttctttgccccCGGGCCGCTGCCTCCGCGCTGCGTTCCTTTGTAATCCCACCGCCGGGCAGCATACACGTTGCTGAAGATGCTCTCACGCGTGGCGGATGTTGCGAAATCGATCGGATTCCCATCCCAGTCGAATGCTGCCAAAAGGTGACTTGCCATTGGcaggggaaaaataaagcgCAAAGCTACAACCGATCCTCTTGGGATTAATGTTTATGCAATTTTAACGATCAATGCGACCACCGGTCGCGCTTGACTTTTTTACCGCCGGCTGCAGACGAGGCCAAGCGCGggatttttgttaaatttatgtttatttttatgcacGAAGAAAAGCTATCTTTATAGTTAGCCTTTGAGAgttaaatttttcataacGTCCTTTGCTTATAATGAGTATTTTTTTATGCAGATTAAAGCcttgtttaaaatatattcctTCCATGACCAAAAATATCAGTGACAATAGCAAAGAGACCGCAAGAAAATTATCAGAACGATCACAGcaaaaaagagtaaaacacTTAAAGAAATCATTGAacgaacataaaataaaaatggagtTAAATTTCTTATTAAGGTTGATTAGCAATTAATGATTAACTGATATGATGAACAACTTACCGGAGAATTTTACGTTTCTTATCAATTTTGATACTTCTTTATAACTTTTCTATATTTAAAagaattttgttaattttttattgtacATCTCAAATTGAACTTTTATATTTCTATTCTCTTTTACGATATTGTTCCTTGTTAGATTTACTTTGGAATTTTAGGCGAATATTAAAGataacaatttttaaaatttaaaaggaaCAATagtaataaatgaaaaaaggatAACTTTGATTTAGAGCACATAAAATTAATCGGATTGAACAGCAAAAATGGAACTTAAACCCAACTCGTCAAAAACTCAAAAGCGCTAAGTACTTACTGAAAGTGCAACCTATACAGTGCCGTTTATAATTGAACAAACTTCCATTTGCCATTCATCAATCAATTGGCCACCGATCCGTAGCGAATGCTTGAAATCGTtcgcaaacattttccttccagCAGTCGATCGATTACATCATCGTTAGTCCAACGAGGAAGTTTGCTGCTACCGGCCCGAAGCATCCGAGCTCGTACGATGGAAAGGATGAACAAAACCAACCTGATGCAATTACGAATCGCTCTATCGAACGTGTATGCACTTGTTAATGCTCATCATCGCTTCCCTTCGTCGAGGGCACACACTTCAATGTGTAGCCGTATTAAAGTGAATGCTTTTCCCCTTATTACCGAGCAATTAATGGGAAGTCATCGGCGGCAAAAGGCAGGTGATTGCATGCAGAAGGAAACCGATTAGGAAAGTTATTTTGCAATTTATATTTCCATCAATCAATTAAAACTGATCATAGAGATAGATAATGAAGATTATTCGTTTATGTCATTCAATTCTtagcaaaacatttttatctaTACTTTATCGcatgaataatatttttcaaattatgtaTAGAATTCGTACAGCTCTTAATTGTAGGTAGTTATTGTGATTTAATCTCGTGCTGGTCCCTATTCAGAAGATCTCCCAGAACCATCTTTGTAGAGAATCCTCACCCTTCAGATCCTATAGGGAAGTATGAACGAACATGGATATGATTAATTCTCCAATTGTTCAACCCTAATCCCTGCTGCTTACTTCATTATGCCGTATACAAAGCAAATCAAATTAACGTATCCACTTGTCGAGAAGCAGGGGAAAACTTGTCGGTAGGTCTTCCACCGGTTCAACCAAGGTTCGGACCTTTGTTTCGTCCGTTTCGTCTTTGCACACTACCGCAAATTACCCAACGATTGTGCTGCTTACCGATTGCTACATACTTTCAAGCTCCAGATCTAATGTTGTTggggagaagaaagaaaacatagcAGCTCCTTGAATGTCTCCCGTCCACCCGCCTTTGTAACACCCCAGTGtataataattgaaaattttgtcCGTAATTGGCATATTCGATTGCAAAACCCCAGCGGCTGGAAAAAGGAGTTGAAACCAAGGGAACAATGAAACCCCTGGCGATCGATTGGCGAAACGTATTTTAATCCGTGCGAGTTGTGTGTTTCGGAAACAGTCGGGGTTCGTTCGCGCCGGCATCTCGCCAGGATGAAAGTTTGCGATATATCGTTGCGACCCCGAGTCACCGAGGGTGATAGATAACCCGTTAAGACGCTAATAACACCTGTCTGCGTTGCGAGGAAGGGGGTGTCTGTACACTGAAGAGGTTGCGAGTAGGTCACAGCTAAAAAGTAAAACCCACTTCGGGGATGATGACCGGTTACCATTGCCGTATCGATATCTGACCGGTCCGCGTTAGAGACAAGGAGGATTGGTTTGATGCTCATGATCTCCTGTCCAAACAGAGTGAGGTGGGTAACAAAAACCAAGCCACTCTGGCACGCTGtcgaaatggatggaaaaacaatcgaTCAGCAGCGAGTGAAGTGCGTGGCAAGTATGAAAGGCCTCATGAGAGATAGGTTTCTTTGGAACACTGGTCGGCCGTTGCTCCCTGCCATTGGGGATATAAAATTAATTGCGATTTTGATTGCTGCACCACGGGGGCAAAATGGCTCGGGGCGAAAGAACGTTTCGCGATCCTATTATGATTTCTAAGAACAACCGTCCATCAAAGCAATCGTGCGTTCTTTACATCTAAGCTGCCTTTTAAAATAcctgttttaaaaaaattacccCTGATGGAAATTGATGTACCGTAACGTTATCAATAAATGTGTATGaacagaaaacatatttttcacacCATTACTCTTCACTACGCATACCCTATTACATCCATTACGCATgcaaaacaaccaaacgaaCTCAGTCGCAAAATGGTCGTTATTGTCAGATCGCACGCAAACAACACGCATTCAGCATTCACGCGCCATAGAAATGGGCTGGCGGGCACATTTTCCCGGTATCATTATCATCACGCCGGTGACAAACATCTGAAAATGGATGCTCATCCGCGAATACCGGGAACGTTTGACGATGGGTTTTTCAGCCCCAAACGAACGCGGATGCCGAACACCGTGATGGCTTCTGCGAACGAGAAAGTCTCTTCATTCCAAGCCCTGCGGACGGTGATTTGTGAGTATTATTTTTTAgctgaaaaagttttcccgctACTTGTCTGAGAACCAATTTTCCGGAGTGCTTTGacaacaaaatttcataagcTTATTTTATTGTGTATTACGAATAAATAGACGATCATATTCGAGGAATTCATTAGTTATGAGGAAATTCTAAGGCCCGAAATGTGTTCTCAATGCAATCAAAATCCCATCTCGATAATTATATGTACAGGTATGCGCAATATCGCAACAACTAATCCACTAAATTTGTGAAAACATCAATAATTGGAGGTAGTATCGAGAAACACGTAATGGac
Coding sequences within:
- the LOC131262157 gene encoding angiopoietin-1-like, whose product is MAINSFELQTLMNNIDYIKDKLQGLEQTMKSSLKETEHRLQEKLNKLENIINEKIEAKMQAMEDSLKKSVQASEENTGTKLEEVKNHMMPKMDRIQKASQMELKKLRENKEILDMLTNSIHNLTTNAETRSKTLEDHLIAPIRSCRQVTGESGTHLFRLWKNSKPFEVFCEQNKFNGSWIVIQHRFDGSVDFYRNWTECRNGFGNVDGEFWLGLEYVHQITKNRPHELLVEMKDFDGNYGYAKYGEFEVGSESEQFKLTKTDESGNGIGDDY
- the LOC131262180 gene encoding fibrinogen-like protein A yields the protein MDKLQEIEQTMKTTIEKRKFEKRIEEMENTLQMAMNEMEQRLQKKLTKHESNINEKIDMVDTKFEAKMHVIGESLKKSVKTAAHNTRKKIEELKNRLVPKVERIQETSLTEFKKLGENKEIINLLTSSIHNLTTNAETRSKTLEDHLIDPVRSCRQVTGESGTYLFRLWKKSKQFEVFCEQNKFKGGWIVIQHRYDGSVDFYRNWAQYRNGFGNVDGEFWLGLEYVHQITKNRPHELLVEVKDFHGNYGYAKYDGFEIGDESELYVLKKLGTYSGTAGDSMEYHKNKKFTTFDRDNDEWNSNNCAMVGHGAWWYDHCHHSNLNGRYQNTTGDASAMVWHHFKNDNPGLSYSRMMIRNIIN